In Salana multivorans, a single genomic region encodes these proteins:
- a CDS encoding pentapeptide repeat-containing protein, producing MRRTPAGPPAPQPPDLALPTGPSDPRAPSGLTPATPRDVTPGDLLEDVELAGDGPVDLSGCRVLGSRLALAGQEEAVLRAARLSEVVLTAPDVAVLRAPYGQWRDVVVQGGRLGTAEAYDVEWTRVALRGVRIRYLNLRSARVTDLVLEDCVVDELDLGGAELTRVALPGTRVGRLEATGVRLDAFDLRGCTLGVIVGARDLAGAVVDAIQVVELAPLLAAALGLSVVE from the coding sequence ATGCGTCGAACGCCCGCCGGACCACCGGCCCCGCAGCCGCCGGACCTCGCCCTCCCGACCGGTCCGAGCGATCCTCGGGCCCCCTCGGGCCTGACGCCCGCGACCCCGCGGGACGTGACGCCGGGAGATCTGCTGGAGGACGTCGAGCTGGCCGGTGACGGCCCGGTCGACCTGTCCGGCTGCCGCGTGCTCGGCTCCCGGCTCGCGCTCGCGGGTCAGGAGGAGGCGGTCCTCCGGGCGGCGCGGCTGTCCGAGGTGGTGCTGACGGCACCCGACGTCGCCGTCCTGCGCGCCCCGTACGGGCAGTGGCGCGACGTCGTCGTCCAGGGCGGACGCCTGGGGACGGCCGAGGCCTACGACGTGGAGTGGACCCGCGTCGCGCTGCGCGGCGTCAGGATCCGCTACCTCAACCTGCGCTCGGCCCGCGTGACCGACCTCGTGCTCGAGGACTGCGTCGTCGACGAGCTCGACCTCGGTGGAGCCGAGCTGACCCGCGTCGCGCTGCCCGGCACGCGGGTGGGGCGGCTCGAGGCGACCGGCGTGCGGCTCGATGCGTTCGACCTGCGGGGCTGCACGCTCGGCGTCATCGTCGGCGCGCGCGACCTCGCGGGCGCCGTCGTCGACGCGATCCAGGTGGTCGAGCTGGCACCGCTGCTGGCGGCCGCGCTCGGCCTCAGCGTCGTCGAGTAG
- a CDS encoding HtaA domain-containing protein, translating to MLHPAPRLRPDGKAGAATRWLAALVTSALVALGAIVGIAVPASAAGPEITVTEAPRDGGNVTVSGTGFNADPAANGIYLGLRVAGTGSDVANTTFWIAVTNDVGSIPGLGGTAPMNPDGSFSITMPVPAFDGTDYVIATRQAHGGGDATQVVNRPVVYAAPPVVPPTTTTTALSLSEATVVEGTDVTATATVSPAAAGTVTFTPGGSATVSEGVASVTLSDLPVGTTTVEASFVPADPDAYAGSSAEPRSVVVTAKPTEPEEPVWEPAIEVFLNDSTTPYAGEPVYDGDVLTVKGTGFDPNANVGGRGIPIPNTLPQGDYVVLGSFLPTWKPSEGVAGTARKTVDTKWAVTDATFAGIPPQYQGTVAAQRAVLGADGTFTTTLEAKSFSSGLAGGVWGVYTYGAGGVNNASQELTVPVDYRGERPTEPVFEPAIQVFLEDGTTPYTGEPVYDGDKLVVKGTGFDPSVNISTRPPVTVGDAAGNYVVLGSFLPAWKPSEGAQSTARKIVDQRWAMTDATFDNLSSAYVNAVRGQRVVLGTDGTFSATLEAKSFSTGLAGGVWGVYTYPAGGPTNAVQELTVPVDYRGERPTEPVFEPAIQVFLADGTTPYTGQSMEPGDTLVVKGTGFDPAANVGGMGQPIPANLPQGTFVVFGNFSPTWKPSESAASSARQSTTASRVWALAESVLDQVPTAFQPAIRASWADIAEDGSFTATVTLQNPTTLATDGAWGIYTYPGGVGTPANPAQELSVPVTYEPAGSTDPEPQPGPRVTVTPRTLDVTVENVVTVSGTGFTGPGAANGAYVVLGETSLWSGNGPLPGAGWDVLAWVMPTQITDGAFSVTLTVPAGKLDPTKAYQVATSAAHALSATNRSLDTFTSLVVHGTPVETPDLALAITQDGAPVTSVVQGSTVSITGTGFAAGEQVSAVVTSDPVALGERTADANGTVTFEWTVPADFEATAHTVTLTGATSGSVEGSLTVTEASGEPQEPAVCDATFAWGIKSSFRTYLARDFVNGSITTSGGVTQRADNGIFDWSAQAGDLDLDAGTGSVTFPGSVRFTGHEGALDLTFTNVTFRLTSPTTAQIVVDYTGREFVGMNPGDLGSEISGTGIVLADVTFEKSSTAEAVTITGPATLAASGAEAFGGFYTAGEELDAFALVVPLTNECGETPNPGTPGGNEPTPTPTEDTPAPTTPATPAQCVPVPASAVKAGAPGTASLSWGVKTSFRNYVTGPIANGSISGSTTFYGSPGSITTTNRTGTASFGGSVSFSGHDGALSLHISNPSVKITSATSAQLVASVSSKGYNGSGGLNGTVVLATVSLPSPSASGDSITWRGAGVTLTAEGAKAFGGFYSAGESMDSLTLTVTPAVAGSIDTAGLPALADGAVYCDDLASTGAGSTDGLGLAAVALLALGVVLVATRRRSLIGG from the coding sequence ATGCTCCACCCCGCCCCACGCCTACGACCAGACGGCAAGGCGGGTGCGGCGACCCGCTGGCTCGCCGCCCTGGTGACCTCCGCCCTCGTCGCGCTCGGCGCGATCGTCGGGATCGCGGTCCCGGCCAGCGCCGCCGGCCCCGAGATCACCGTGACGGAGGCGCCGCGCGACGGCGGGAACGTCACCGTGAGCGGGACCGGGTTCAACGCCGACCCCGCCGCCAACGGCATCTACCTCGGCCTCCGGGTGGCCGGCACCGGCTCCGATGTCGCCAACACGACGTTCTGGATCGCGGTGACCAACGACGTCGGCTCGATCCCCGGCCTCGGCGGCACGGCGCCGATGAACCCGGACGGCTCGTTCTCCATCACGATGCCCGTCCCAGCCTTCGACGGCACGGACTACGTGATCGCCACGCGGCAGGCGCACGGCGGCGGCGACGCGACGCAGGTCGTGAACCGACCAGTGGTCTACGCGGCCCCGCCGGTCGTGCCCCCGACGACCACGACGACCGCGCTCTCCCTGTCCGAGGCCACGGTGGTCGAGGGAACCGACGTCACGGCGACGGCGACGGTCTCGCCCGCCGCCGCCGGCACGGTGACCTTCACGCCGGGCGGCTCCGCCACCGTCAGCGAGGGCGTCGCCTCCGTCACGCTCTCCGACCTCCCGGTCGGCACCACGACGGTCGAGGCCTCCTTCGTCCCGGCCGACCCCGACGCCTACGCGGGCTCGAGCGCCGAGCCGAGGTCCGTCGTCGTGACCGCGAAGCCGACCGAGCCGGAGGAGCCCGTCTGGGAGCCGGCGATCGAGGTGTTCCTGAACGACTCGACGACGCCCTACGCGGGTGAGCCGGTCTACGACGGTGACGTCCTCACGGTCAAGGGCACCGGGTTCGACCCGAACGCCAACGTCGGCGGACGCGGGATCCCGATCCCCAACACCCTCCCCCAGGGCGACTACGTCGTCCTCGGCTCGTTCCTCCCGACCTGGAAGCCGTCCGAGGGCGTGGCCGGCACCGCCCGCAAGACCGTCGACACGAAGTGGGCCGTGACCGACGCGACGTTCGCGGGGATCCCGCCCCAGTACCAGGGCACCGTGGCGGCGCAGCGGGCCGTCCTCGGCGCCGACGGCACCTTCACCACGACCCTCGAGGCGAAGAGCTTCTCCAGCGGCCTCGCGGGCGGCGTCTGGGGCGTCTACACGTACGGCGCCGGTGGCGTGAACAACGCGTCGCAGGAGCTGACGGTCCCCGTCGACTACCGCGGCGAGCGTCCGACCGAGCCCGTCTTCGAGCCGGCCATCCAGGTCTTCCTCGAGGACGGCACCACGCCGTACACAGGGGAGCCCGTCTACGACGGTGACAAGCTCGTCGTCAAGGGCACCGGCTTCGACCCGAGCGTCAACATCTCCACGCGTCCGCCGGTCACGGTCGGCGACGCCGCCGGGAACTACGTCGTCCTCGGCTCGTTCCTGCCGGCCTGGAAGCCGTCGGAGGGCGCGCAGAGCACCGCCCGCAAGATCGTCGACCAGCGCTGGGCGATGACCGACGCGACCTTCGACAACCTCAGCTCGGCCTACGTCAACGCCGTTCGCGGACAGCGCGTCGTGCTCGGCACGGACGGCACGTTCAGCGCCACCCTCGAGGCGAAGAGCTTCTCCACCGGCCTCGCGGGCGGCGTCTGGGGCGTCTACACCTACCCGGCGGGTGGGCCAACCAACGCGGTCCAGGAGCTGACGGTCCCCGTCGACTACCGCGGCGAGCGCCCGACCGAGCCCGTCTTCGAGCCGGCCATCCAGGTCTTCCTGGCGGACGGCACCACGCCGTACACCGGTCAGTCGATGGAGCCCGGCGACACGCTCGTCGTCAAGGGCACCGGGTTCGACCCGGCGGCGAACGTCGGCGGCATGGGTCAGCCCATCCCGGCGAACCTCCCCCAGGGCACGTTCGTCGTCTTCGGCAACTTCTCCCCGACCTGGAAGCCGTCCGAGAGCGCGGCGTCGTCCGCGCGCCAGTCGACCACCGCCTCCCGGGTGTGGGCGCTCGCCGAGAGCGTCCTCGACCAGGTCCCGACCGCGTTCCAGCCGGCCATTCGCGCCTCGTGGGCCGACATCGCCGAGGACGGCTCGTTCACCGCGACCGTCACGCTGCAGAACCCGACCACGCTCGCGACCGACGGCGCCTGGGGCATCTACACCTACCCCGGCGGCGTCGGCACCCCGGCCAACCCGGCCCAGGAGCTGTCCGTCCCGGTGACCTACGAGCCGGCCGGCAGCACGGACCCCGAGCCCCAGCCCGGCCCGAGGGTCACGGTGACGCCGCGCACGCTCGACGTCACCGTCGAGAACGTCGTGACCGTCTCGGGCACCGGGTTCACCGGCCCGGGTGCGGCCAACGGTGCCTACGTCGTCCTCGGCGAGACCTCCCTCTGGTCCGGCAACGGCCCGCTCCCGGGCGCCGGCTGGGACGTGCTCGCCTGGGTCATGCCGACGCAGATCACCGACGGCGCGTTCAGCGTCACGCTCACCGTTCCCGCCGGGAAGCTCGACCCGACGAAGGCCTACCAGGTCGCGACGTCGGCCGCGCACGCCCTGTCCGCCACGAACCGCTCGCTCGACACGTTCACGAGCCTCGTCGTGCACGGGACGCCCGTCGAGACGCCGGACCTCGCCCTCGCGATCACCCAGGACGGCGCGCCCGTCACGTCGGTGGTCCAGGGCAGCACGGTGTCCATCACGGGCACCGGCTTCGCCGCGGGCGAGCAGGTCTCCGCCGTCGTCACCTCCGACCCGGTCGCCCTCGGGGAGCGGACGGCCGACGCGAACGGGACGGTCACCTTCGAGTGGACCGTCCCCGCCGACTTCGAGGCGACCGCGCACACCGTGACGCTCACGGGCGCCACGAGCGGCTCCGTCGAGGGGTCGCTCACGGTCACCGAGGCGTCAGGTGAGCCCCAGGAGCCCGCCGTCTGCGACGCCACGTTCGCGTGGGGCATCAAGTCCTCGTTCCGCACCTACCTCGCGCGGGACTTCGTCAACGGCAGCATCACGACCTCCGGCGGCGTCACGCAGCGGGCCGACAACGGGATCTTCGACTGGTCGGCCCAGGCCGGCGACCTCGACCTCGACGCGGGCACCGGCTCGGTGACCTTCCCGGGCTCCGTCCGCTTCACCGGTCACGAGGGGGCGCTCGACCTCACCTTCACCAACGTGACGTTCCGGCTCACCTCGCCGACCACGGCGCAGATCGTCGTCGACTACACCGGTCGCGAGTTCGTCGGCATGAACCCGGGCGACCTCGGGTCGGAGATCTCGGGCACGGGCATCGTCCTCGCCGACGTCACGTTCGAGAAGAGCTCGACGGCCGAGGCCGTCACGATCACCGGCCCGGCGACGCTGGCCGCCTCGGGCGCCGAGGCGTTCGGCGGCTTCTACACCGCCGGCGAGGAGCTCGACGCGTTCGCCCTCGTGGTGCCGCTGACGAACGAGTGCGGTGAGACGCCGAACCCCGGCACGCCGGGCGGCAACGAGCCGACGCCGACGCCGACGGAGGACACCCCGGCACCCACGACGCCGGCGACCCCGGCGCAGTGCGTCCCGGTCCCGGCATCGGCGGTCAAGGCCGGCGCGCCCGGCACCGCGTCGCTGTCGTGGGGCGTCAAGACCTCGTTCCGCAACTACGTGACGGGGCCGATCGCGAACGGCAGCATCTCCGGCAGCACGACGTTCTACGGGTCGCCGGGATCGATCACGACGACGAACCGCACCGGCACCGCCTCCTTCGGCGGGTCGGTCTCGTTCAGCGGCCACGACGGCGCGCTCTCGCTCCACATCTCCAACCCGAGCGTCAAGATCACCTCGGCCACGTCGGCGCAGCTCGTGGCGTCGGTCAGCTCCAAGGGCTACAACGGCTCGGGCGGGCTCAACGGCACCGTCGTCCTGGCGACCGTGTCGCTGCCGTCGCCGTCCGCCTCCGGTGACTCGATCACCTGGCGCGGAGCGGGCGTCACGCTCACGGCCGAGGGCGCGAAGGCGTTCGGCGGGTTCTACTCCGCTGGCGAGTCGATGGACTCGCTCACCCTGACGGTGACGCCGGCGGTGGCGGGCTCGATCGACACGGCCGGTCTCCCGGCCCTGGCCGACGGCGCCGTGTACTGCGACGACCTCGCCTCGACGGGTGCGGGCTCGACGGACGGCCTCGGCCTCGCGGCCGTCGCGCTCCTCGCGCTCGGCGTGGTGCTCGTGGCCACGCGTCGCCGGAGCCTGATCGGCGGCTGA
- a CDS encoding low molecular weight protein-tyrosine-phosphatase, whose protein sequence is MTFTVMTVCTGNICRSPMAEVVLRDAFERAGLGDRVTVRSTAVTSEEIGNPIDSRAQRVLREAGYDVPRREAVRVRSDDAARTDLTLAMTRHHARELRRLGFPADEVVLFRAFEDGAPDGDPAAIDAADTPDPWYGGPEDFAECLETVEACAPGVVEYVRRRLDAAS, encoded by the coding sequence GTGACGTTCACCGTCATGACCGTGTGCACCGGGAACATCTGCCGCTCGCCGATGGCCGAGGTCGTCCTGCGGGACGCCTTCGAGCGCGCCGGGCTGGGCGACCGCGTGACCGTCCGGTCGACGGCCGTGACGAGCGAGGAGATCGGCAACCCGATCGACTCCCGGGCCCAGCGCGTGCTGCGCGAGGCGGGCTACGACGTCCCGCGTCGGGAGGCGGTCCGCGTCCGGTCCGACGACGCCGCGCGCACGGACCTCACCCTCGCCATGACCCGCCACCACGCGCGGGAGCTGCGCCGGCTCGGCTTCCCCGCGGACGAGGTCGTGCTGTTCCGCGCGTTCGAGGACGGCGCGCCCGACGGCGACCCCGCGGCGATCGACGCCGCGGACACCCCCGACCCCTGGTACGGCGGCCCCGAGGACTTCGCGGAGTGCCTGGAGACCGTCGAGGCGTGCGCGCCGGGCGTGGTCGAGTACGTCCGCCGCCGGCTCGACGCCGCCTCCTGA
- a CDS encoding polysaccharide deacetylase family protein: MTVRTRRTWLTRALALAAGSALLLVGCSSPSGSGDDEVEPVDVTSATAPALVDPASLGWESADASALAAYPALAELAGDCGVEVVAAARQVLGVRCSSDAGASVLYSDTTSDQVWSAADLVVEDGRTRLADSLVAAGAAASADAPGLLDDLRFDAAGNLLVVMGDGTTWQVPATEAGELLSDGGRVVRGAVRAGGDFTGSSAQAPAGAPVVAAASLQLPPPAAKPRGTGGGGGDVDCSVLKCLAITFDDGPGPYTEKLLDILAARDAKATFFMLGSLVGGRPDTVKRMVDEGHEVANHSWNHPDLRTLDAAGVASQMSRTQDAIEAASGVRPDLMRPPYGATNDTVLSVLRDQGLAVINWDVDTEDWKNRNVAETTSRALSGAHQGAIILFHDIHPSTVDAAPGIIDALQSQGYTLVTVGNLLGETTPGTKYFSAK, from the coding sequence ATGACGGTACGGACCAGGCGCACGTGGCTGACGCGAGCACTGGCGCTCGCCGCTGGCTCGGCGCTCCTCCTCGTCGGCTGCTCGTCGCCCAGCGGGTCGGGCGACGACGAGGTCGAACCCGTCGACGTGACCTCGGCGACCGCGCCGGCCCTCGTCGATCCGGCCTCGCTCGGCTGGGAGAGCGCCGACGCGTCGGCGCTCGCGGCCTACCCCGCGCTCGCGGAGCTGGCGGGCGACTGCGGCGTCGAGGTCGTCGCGGCGGCGCGCCAGGTGCTCGGCGTGCGGTGCAGCTCCGACGCGGGTGCCAGCGTCCTGTACTCCGACACCACGTCCGACCAGGTGTGGTCGGCCGCCGATCTCGTCGTCGAGGACGGGCGGACCCGGCTCGCGGACTCCCTCGTCGCGGCGGGCGCCGCGGCGTCGGCCGACGCCCCCGGCCTGCTCGACGACCTTCGCTTCGACGCCGCGGGTAACCTCCTCGTCGTGATGGGCGACGGGACGACGTGGCAGGTGCCGGCGACCGAGGCCGGGGAGCTGCTCTCCGACGGCGGGCGCGTCGTGCGCGGAGCCGTGCGGGCGGGCGGCGACTTCACCGGGTCCTCGGCCCAGGCGCCGGCCGGTGCTCCCGTGGTCGCCGCGGCGAGCCTCCAGCTCCCGCCCCCGGCCGCCAAGCCGAGGGGGACCGGCGGCGGTGGCGGCGACGTCGACTGCTCGGTGCTCAAGTGCCTCGCCATCACGTTCGACGACGGCCCCGGCCCCTACACCGAGAAGCTGCTCGACATCCTCGCCGCGCGCGACGCCAAGGCGACGTTCTTCATGCTCGGCTCGCTCGTCGGCGGACGCCCGGACACGGTCAAGCGCATGGTCGACGAGGGGCACGAGGTCGCGAACCACTCCTGGAACCACCCCGACCTGCGCACGCTCGACGCCGCCGGCGTCGCGAGCCAGATGAGCCGGACGCAGGACGCGATCGAGGCGGCCTCCGGCGTGCGGCCCGACCTCATGCGCCCGCCCTACGGCGCCACGAACGACACCGTGCTGTCCGTCCTGCGGGACCAGGGGCTCGCGGTCATCAACTGGGACGTCGACACCGAGGACTGGAAGAACCGGAACGTCGCCGAGACGACGTCGCGGGCGCTGTCCGGGGCGCACCAGGGCGCGATCATCCTGTTCCACGACATCCACCCCTCGACGGTGGACGCGGCGCCCGGGATCATCGACGCGCTCCAGTCGCAGGGCTACACGCTCGTCACGGTGGGCAACCTGCTCGGCGAGACGACGCCGGGCACCAAGTACTTCAGCGCCAAGTGA
- a CDS encoding DNA-3-methyladenine glycosylase I has protein sequence MTTSATDTTDTTTGRRCFGDGDRLYETYHDEEWGVPPVPSEDERELLERLSLEAFQSGLSWITVLRKRESFRRAFADFAPAVVAEFDDEDVARLLADPGIVRNRAKVLAAIGNARALLALHAQGRRLTDVLEAYREAPGTPRRATIAEVPASTPGSAALAKELKGLGFRFLGPTTVYATMQALGLVDDHLAGCPVVTARS, from the coding sequence ATGACGACGAGCGCGACGGACACCACGGACACGACGACGGGCCGGCGGTGCTTCGGCGACGGCGACCGGCTCTACGAGACCTACCACGACGAGGAGTGGGGCGTCCCACCCGTCCCCAGCGAGGACGAGCGGGAGCTGCTCGAGCGGCTGAGCCTCGAGGCCTTCCAGTCCGGGCTGTCGTGGATCACGGTGCTGCGCAAGCGGGAGTCGTTCCGACGCGCGTTCGCCGACTTCGCGCCCGCCGTCGTCGCGGAGTTCGACGACGAGGACGTCGCCCGCCTCCTGGCGGATCCCGGGATCGTGCGCAACCGGGCCAAGGTGCTGGCGGCGATCGGGAACGCGCGGGCGCTCCTCGCGCTGCACGCGCAGGGCCGACGCCTCACGGACGTGCTCGAGGCGTACCGGGAGGCCCCGGGGACGCCGCGACGGGCGACGATCGCGGAGGTCCCGGCGTCGACCCCGGGGTCGGCCGCCCTCGCGAAGGAGCTCAAGGGTCTCGGGTTCCGGTTCCTCGGCCCGACGACCGTGTACGCGACGATGCAGGCGCTCGGTCTCGTCGACGACCACCTCGCGGGCTGCCCGGTCGTCACCGCCCGGTCGTGA